Proteins encoded by one window of Salmonirosea aquatica:
- a CDS encoding GntP family permease, with the protein MNSIVIVLIGIAVVLICIIVLRLHALLSLLLAALITGILTSQAQLFDYAMQSNMGEAAARSLSTQTIGARLSNAFGTTVGKIGLLILFASLIGTALMKSGGAERIIRSLMKLVGPKNGSFAFLSGSFVLGIPVFFDTVFYLMIPLVKSLSVRHPGRFSLYLMCAIAGGVMSHSLVPPTPGPLYVAKALGVDIGIMMIGGLSVGIMTVLCGYLYAAWANKKWALPLRDTPDLTLEELQHNAGIEDQDLPGLGVSLLPIVLPILLITAHTFLSMGSRPTENIVQTPLLDLFQVLGDANMALFISAMIALYLMGHRLKNAELFRKNVSESLMSAGMIILITSAGGTFGQMLQQTGIGIRIGQLAQGYQTAILPLAFLITMVVRTAQGSATVAMVTAVGVMSGFGSAQGFGFHPVYLAIVIGCGSKIFPWMNDSAFWIISKMAGMNEQETIRFFSYLLTVMGFAGLIASMLLAFLFPFV; encoded by the coding sequence ATGAACTCCATCGTCATAGTGCTGATCGGCATCGCCGTGGTGCTGATTTGTATCATTGTTTTACGACTGCACGCGCTGCTATCGCTTCTGCTGGCGGCGCTGATCACGGGCATCCTGACCTCACAAGCTCAACTCTTCGACTACGCCATGCAGAGCAACATGGGCGAAGCGGCGGCGCGGTCGCTGTCTACCCAAACCATCGGAGCGCGTCTGTCGAATGCTTTTGGCACTACGGTGGGCAAAATCGGTCTGCTCATCCTGTTTGCTTCCCTGATCGGCACCGCCCTGATGAAAAGCGGCGGGGCCGAGCGCATCATCCGGAGTTTGATGAAGCTGGTGGGTCCAAAAAACGGCTCCTTCGCGTTTCTGTCGGGTAGTTTTGTGCTGGGAATTCCCGTTTTTTTCGACACCGTTTTTTATCTGATGATTCCGCTGGTCAAGTCGCTGAGCGTGCGTCATCCGGGGAGGTTCAGTCTTTACCTGATGTGCGCCATTGCGGGCGGCGTGATGTCGCATTCGCTGGTACCGCCCACGCCGGGACCCCTGTACGTAGCCAAGGCCCTGGGCGTAGATATCGGCATCATGATGATCGGCGGCCTGTCGGTCGGAATAATGACGGTCTTGTGTGGGTACCTGTACGCGGCCTGGGCCAATAAAAAATGGGCTTTACCCCTGCGGGATACACCCGACCTGACCCTGGAAGAACTGCAACACAATGCCGGCATCGAGGATCAGGATCTGCCGGGCCTTGGTGTGTCGCTTTTGCCCATTGTACTGCCCATCCTGCTCATTACCGCCCATACTTTTCTGAGCATGGGCAGCCGTCCGACAGAAAACATTGTACAAACCCCCTTGCTCGACCTCTTTCAGGTACTGGGCGATGCCAATATGGCCTTGTTTATTTCGGCAATGATAGCGCTGTATCTAATGGGACATCGGCTGAAAAATGCCGAGCTATTCCGTAAAAATGTGTCCGAATCGCTGATGAGTGCCGGGATGATCATCCTCATCACGAGCGCCGGGGGTACCTTTGGCCAAATGCTGCAGCAAACGGGCATCGGAATCAGGATCGGGCAACTGGCCCAGGGGTACCAAACGGCGATTTTACCCCTGGCGTTTCTGATTACGATGGTGGTACGGACCGCGCAGGGATCGGCGACGGTAGCGATGGTGACGGCCGTAGGGGTGATGAGTGGCTTCGGCAGCGCGCAGGGTTTTGGTTTCCACCCCGTGTACCTGGCGATCGTGATTGGGTGCGGCTCCAAAATATTTCCCTGGATGAATGACAGCGCCTTCTGGATTATCTCTAAAATGGCGGGCATGAACGAACAAGAAACGATTCGCTTCTTTTCCTACTTACTCACCGTCATGGGGTTTGCGGGGCTTATCGCGTCTATGCTGTTAGCGTTTCTTTTTCCATTCGTATAG
- the garD gene encoding galactarate dehydratase, translating into MKTSTESTLIKTSPTDNVGIVTNPSGLARGTLVGEDVVLLQDVPMGHKVALHDLPKDSEVRRYGQVIGYTNSDIPKGTWLNEMNIVMPQPPDLDAILYEEPPAPVPDPLTGYTFQGYRNANGSVGTKNVLGITISVQCVAGMTNYITDKIKKELLPRYPQVDDVVAFNHTYGCGIAIDAPAAMIPIRTIKHIAQNPNFGDEVMIIGLGCEKLRPERLLPTSETNDRHSILYLQDEAFNGFEEMVDGIMEVAEKHLKKLNERRRETCPASELVVGMQCGGSDAFSGLTGNPAAGFAADLIVRAGGTVLFSEVTEVRDAIHLLVPRAANAEVAQALKAEMAWYDAYLTHGQVDRSANTTPGNKKGGLSNIVEKALGSIAKSGTSPIVGVVAPGEKVRTKGLNFAATPASDFVCGTLQLAAGMNLHVFITGRGTPYGLSMVPVIKVSSNSKLSNRWFDLIDLDAGPIAFGAKTIEEMGWELFHLMLEVASGTRKVATDRLGLYNDLALFNPGPLT; encoded by the coding sequence ATGAAAACCAGTACCGAAAGTACTCTTATCAAAACCTCCCCCACCGATAACGTAGGCATCGTGACCAATCCATCGGGATTAGCCCGGGGTACCCTTGTGGGCGAGGATGTCGTGCTATTGCAGGATGTACCCATGGGCCATAAGGTGGCCCTGCACGATCTGCCGAAGGATAGCGAGGTACGGCGCTACGGCCAGGTGATTGGCTACACGAACTCGGATATTCCCAAAGGTACCTGGCTGAACGAAATGAATATCGTCATGCCACAGCCGCCCGATCTGGATGCTATTCTCTACGAAGAGCCTCCCGCACCCGTGCCTGATCCATTGACGGGCTATACCTTTCAGGGATACAGGAATGCAAATGGCAGCGTAGGTACCAAGAATGTTCTGGGCATCACGATCAGTGTGCAGTGCGTCGCCGGTATGACGAACTACATCACCGATAAAATAAAAAAAGAACTGTTGCCCAGGTACCCCCAGGTGGACGACGTGGTGGCGTTCAACCACACCTACGGCTGTGGCATCGCCATCGACGCGCCGGCGGCCATGATCCCCATCAGGACCATCAAACACATTGCCCAGAATCCTAATTTTGGCGACGAGGTAATGATTATCGGCCTGGGATGCGAAAAACTGAGACCCGAACGCCTGCTACCTACCTCGGAAACCAATGACCGCCATTCTATTCTGTATTTGCAGGATGAAGCTTTTAACGGTTTTGAAGAAATGGTGGACGGGATTATGGAAGTAGCGGAAAAACACCTGAAAAAACTGAATGAACGTCGACGTGAAACCTGCCCCGCCTCAGAACTGGTGGTGGGCATGCAGTGCGGCGGCAGTGATGCTTTTTCAGGCCTGACGGGCAATCCGGCGGCTGGGTTTGCGGCGGATCTGATTGTCCGGGCCGGAGGTACGGTACTTTTTTCGGAGGTCACGGAGGTGCGGGATGCCATTCATCTGCTGGTACCCCGCGCCGCGAATGCCGAGGTAGCCCAGGCGCTGAAAGCCGAAATGGCCTGGTACGACGCCTACCTGACCCACGGACAGGTGGACCGCAGCGCCAACACCACTCCCGGCAACAAAAAGGGCGGACTGAGCAATATAGTGGAAAAAGCCCTCGGCTCCATCGCCAAATCGGGTACCAGTCCGATCGTGGGTGTGGTGGCACCGGGCGAAAAGGTACGTACCAAAGGCCTGAATTTTGCCGCCACTCCCGCCAGTGATTTCGTGTGTGGTACCCTGCAGTTGGCCGCGGGGATGAACCTGCACGTATTCATTACCGGCCGGGGTACCCCCTACGGACTTTCGATGGTACCGGTTATTAAGGTAAGCTCCAACTCCAAGCTTAGTAATCGATGGTTTGACCTGATCGATCTCGACGCGGGGCCTATCGCCTTTGGCGCTAAAACCATCGAAGAAATGGGCTGGGAACTCTTCCATCTGATGCTGGAAGTAGCCAGCGGAACCAGAAAAGTGGCTACGGACCGCCTGGGCTTATACAATGACCTGGCCCTGTTCAATCCGGGACCCTTAACCTGA
- a CDS encoding polyhydroxyalkanoic acid system family protein, with protein sequence MRIERNYKASQQEAIQKIDSFLDELMKRDFPGGVVVKEPTKSWSGNTMDFSFKLKKGLISTKIAGDIQVENGKIIMNSDLPGLVKTFVSEDKISDVIGQQIDSLFGTKNG encoded by the coding sequence ATGCGAATTGAACGAAACTATAAAGCAAGCCAGCAGGAGGCTATCCAGAAAATCGATTCATTTTTGGACGAGCTCATGAAGCGCGATTTTCCGGGAGGGGTAGTGGTGAAAGAACCTACCAAAAGTTGGTCGGGAAACACCATGGACTTTTCTTTTAAATTGAAGAAAGGTCTGATCAGCACGAAGATAGCCGGTGATATTCAGGTGGAAAATGGAAAAATCATCATGAATTCCGATCTGCCCGGTCTGGTCAAAACCTTCGTATCCGAAGATAAGATTTCGGATGTGATCGGGCAGCAAATTGATTCTCTGTTTGGCACAAAAAACGGCTAA
- a CDS encoding THUMP-like domain-containing protein gives MNASIPELTDGERAFIREHLHDDVPKLLLQKHNPADLDLGKLAGQITARQKARHKLPSWYANDRLLFPPPLSVEQGSSEATARFKASLVSGRKLIDITGGMGVDCFYMSAHFEQTTYFDQLETVAQAAAYNFAQLGVSNRIEVRGEEAIATLDRQPETADWIYADPARRDERQRKVAQLADCTPDLTQVLPVLFRASPNILIKTAPLLDIDLAIAQLQSVREVHVIGLEGECKEVLYTLERGYPRGQEVPIRVRLLNAEGTPLALFDFTRGQEAAVTAQFGEPETYLYEPHAALLKAGAFKTIATQYGLTKLAPHTHLYTSTRWIPDFPGRGFEVVAVCKPNARELAAFVPQGKANLTLRNFPGKIDDLRKKWRLKEGGDVYLFAAELSDTRKVVIVTRKVYL, from the coding sequence ATGAACGCTTCAATTCCTGAATTAACCGACGGCGAGCGGGCCTTTATCCGGGAACACCTCCACGATGATGTGCCGAAACTGCTGCTGCAAAAGCACAACCCGGCCGATCTGGATTTGGGAAAACTGGCCGGGCAAATAACTGCGCGTCAGAAAGCCCGCCACAAGCTACCTTCCTGGTACGCCAACGATCGGCTGCTGTTTCCGCCGCCCCTATCCGTCGAACAGGGGTCTTCGGAAGCTACCGCCCGGTTCAAAGCGAGCCTGGTGTCCGGCCGGAAGCTGATCGATATCACGGGCGGCATGGGCGTGGACTGTTTTTACATGAGTGCGCATTTCGAGCAAACCACCTACTTCGACCAGCTGGAAACCGTTGCCCAGGCAGCGGCGTACAACTTTGCCCAGCTGGGCGTGAGTAACCGGATCGAAGTGCGCGGCGAGGAAGCCATCGCTACCCTGGATCGGCAGCCGGAAACGGCCGACTGGATCTACGCCGACCCCGCCCGGCGCGATGAGCGCCAACGGAAGGTAGCCCAACTAGCCGACTGCACGCCCGACCTGACGCAGGTTCTGCCAGTACTTTTTCGCGCTTCGCCCAACATCCTCATTAAAACCGCCCCGTTACTGGATATCGATTTGGCTATCGCCCAACTCCAATCGGTGCGTGAGGTGCACGTCATCGGGCTGGAAGGAGAATGCAAGGAGGTACTTTATACTTTGGAAAGAGGGTACCCTAGGGGCCAAGAGGTTCCGATTCGGGTACGGCTGTTGAACGCTGAAGGTACCCCTCTGGCGCTTTTTGATTTTACCCGCGGGCAGGAAGCCGCGGTCACCGCACAGTTTGGTGAGCCCGAGACCTACCTGTACGAACCTCACGCGGCCCTGTTGAAAGCGGGCGCCTTCAAAACCATCGCCACCCAGTACGGGCTGACCAAGCTGGCTCCGCATACGCATTTATACACGAGTACCCGCTGGATTCCGGACTTTCCGGGCCGGGGTTTTGAAGTAGTGGCCGTTTGCAAGCCCAACGCCCGGGAACTCGCGGCTTTCGTGCCACAAGGAAAAGCCAACCTAACGCTGCGAAATTTTCCCGGCAAAATCGATGACCTACGGAAAAAGTGGCGTCTCAAGGAGGGAGGCGACGTCTATTTGTTTGCGGCTGAACTGTCCGATACGCGCAAAGTTGTCATTGTAACCAGAAAAGTGTATCTTTAG
- a CDS encoding DUF4212 domain-containing protein — protein MKKYEGTSAQRYWKENLKYLTILLAIWFLVSYGAGILFADALNNFRLGGFKLGFWFAQQGSIYVFVILIFVYIRLMNKLDKKYGYDE, from the coding sequence ATGAAAAAATACGAGGGTACCTCCGCCCAGCGCTATTGGAAAGAAAACCTGAAATATCTGACCATCCTGCTTGCCATCTGGTTTCTGGTTTCGTACGGTGCGGGCATTCTCTTTGCCGATGCGCTGAACAATTTCCGTCTGGGCGGCTTCAAGCTGGGGTTCTGGTTTGCGCAGCAGGGTTCCATTTACGTATTCGTCATCCTGATCTTCGTCTACATCCGTCTGATGAATAAGCTGGATAAAAAGTACGGCTATGATGAATGA
- a CDS encoding sodium:solute symporter family protein, with the protein MDVKIWTYIIVGLTFALYIGIAFWSRAGSTKEFYVAGGGVSPLANGMATAADWMSAASFISMAGLISFMGYDGTVYLMGWTGGYVLLALLLAPYLRKFGKFTVPDFIGDRYYSNSARSVAVVCALLVSFTYVAGQMRGVGVVFSRFLEVDINTGVIIGMVIVLIYAVMGGMKGITYTQVAQYCVLIFAFMVPAIYISIIMTGVPIPQLGMGSTLADGSGVYLLDKLDGLSRELGFAEYTQGTKKMQDVFAITLALMVGTAGLPHVIVRFFTVKRVKDARMSAGLALVFIAILYTTAPAISVFARTNLIETVSNRDYATVPKWFKNWEKTGLLAFTDKNNDGKIQYVADKEANELTIDNDIMVLANPEIANLPNWVIALVAAGGLAAALSTAAGLLLVISSSVSHDLLKKMIFPDISEKGELIAARVSATVAVCIAGYFGINPPGFVAAVVALAFGLAAASFFPAIILGIFYKRMNKEGAVAGMVVGTVLMLYYMVKYKMGWLDATPPPASEWWFGISPEGFGSVAMLVNFVVSLTISAFTPAPPEDVQQIVEDIRLPSGAGEATH; encoded by the coding sequence GTGGACGTAAAAATCTGGACCTATATCATTGTGGGCCTCACCTTCGCCCTGTACATTGGCATCGCTTTCTGGTCGCGGGCGGGCTCTACCAAAGAATTCTACGTCGCAGGCGGAGGCGTGTCGCCCCTGGCCAACGGCATGGCTACCGCCGCCGACTGGATGTCGGCGGCCTCGTTTATTTCCATGGCGGGCCTTATTTCGTTCATGGGCTATGACGGTACGGTGTACCTCATGGGCTGGACGGGCGGCTATGTACTGCTGGCTTTATTACTAGCCCCCTACCTGCGCAAATTCGGTAAATTTACCGTGCCCGACTTCATCGGCGACCGCTACTATTCCAATTCGGCCCGGTCGGTGGCGGTGGTATGCGCGTTGCTGGTGTCGTTCACCTACGTGGCTGGACAAATGCGTGGGGTAGGGGTGGTATTCTCCCGTTTTCTGGAAGTGGATATCAATACGGGTGTCATTATCGGAATGGTGATCGTGCTGATTTACGCTGTGATGGGCGGCATGAAGGGCATCACCTATACACAAGTCGCACAGTACTGCGTGCTTATTTTTGCCTTCATGGTACCCGCCATTTATATCTCCATCATCATGACGGGGGTACCTATCCCGCAACTGGGCATGGGCAGCACCCTGGCCGATGGCTCGGGCGTGTACCTGCTCGATAAACTCGACGGGCTATCCCGCGAGCTGGGCTTTGCCGAATACACGCAGGGTACCAAGAAAATGCAGGATGTGTTTGCTATAACCCTGGCCCTGATGGTAGGTACCGCCGGACTTCCGCACGTAATTGTCCGGTTTTTTACGGTAAAGCGGGTGAAGGACGCCCGTATGTCGGCCGGACTGGCGCTGGTGTTTATTGCCATTCTGTACACCACGGCCCCGGCGATTTCGGTTTTTGCCCGTACCAATCTGATCGAAACCGTCAGCAATCGTGACTACGCTACGGTACCCAAATGGTTCAAAAACTGGGAGAAAACCGGCCTGCTGGCTTTCACCGACAAAAACAACGATGGCAAAATCCAGTATGTAGCCGATAAGGAGGCTAACGAACTGACGATCGATAACGACATCATGGTGTTGGCGAATCCCGAGATTGCCAACCTACCCAACTGGGTCATTGCCCTGGTAGCGGCGGGTGGGCTGGCGGCGGCTTTATCCACTGCAGCCGGCCTACTGCTGGTCATTTCGTCCTCAGTGTCGCACGATTTATTGAAAAAGATGATTTTCCCCGACATTTCCGAAAAAGGCGAATTGATCGCTGCCCGGGTGTCGGCCACGGTGGCGGTGTGCATTGCGGGGTACTTTGGTATCAATCCGCCCGGTTTTGTGGCGGCGGTAGTGGCGCTGGCCTTTGGGCTGGCGGCAGCCTCGTTTTTTCCCGCCATTATTTTGGGGATTTTCTATAAGCGCATGAACAAGGAGGGAGCCGTAGCGGGGATGGTGGTAGGTACCGTGCTGATGCTGTACTACATGGTAAAGTACAAGATGGGCTGGCTCGATGCTACCCCGCCGCCGGCGAGCGAGTGGTGGTTCGGCATATCGCCCGAGGGCTTCGGGTCGGTAGCGATGTTGGTCAATTTTGTGGTATCGCTCACCATCAGTGCGTTTACGCCGGCACCGCCGGAGGATGTGCAGCAGATTGTGGAGGATATCCGGCTGCCGAGTGGAGCGGGCGAGGCAACGCACTGA
- a CDS encoding DUF6169 family protein translates to MKEKAYEFAFLGGSDSAYIFPTRFGITYEVRFKPSGYLFGDEQPFADSIFEVVLLPARGDADKEKPLDARIPSTVAAIVKDFFIQKETVLLYICEDNDGRGAVRNRKFGQWFNFYKLEYHFKFDFTIGSAEEQYYNSVIGRMDNPYKNEIIAACFELAEDNSK, encoded by the coding sequence ATGAAGGAAAAAGCGTATGAGTTTGCTTTTCTCGGCGGCAGCGACAGTGCTTACATTTTCCCAACCCGGTTCGGCATCACCTACGAAGTCAGGTTCAAGCCAAGCGGCTATCTTTTCGGTGATGAGCAGCCTTTCGCAGACTCAATATTTGAAGTAGTACTGCTTCCGGCCAGAGGTGATGCCGATAAGGAAAAACCGCTCGATGCCCGTATACCATCTACAGTCGCCGCCATTGTCAAAGACTTTTTCATTCAGAAGGAAACTGTCTTGCTGTATATCTGTGAAGATAATGATGGCAGAGGTGCCGTCCGTAACCGCAAATTCGGACAATGGTTCAATTTCTACAAATTGGAATATCACTTCAAGTTTGACTTTACAATAGGCAGCGCCGAGGAGCAGTATTACAATTCAGTTATTGGGAGAATGGATAATCCTTACAAGAATGAAATTATTGCAGCCTGCTTCGAATTGGCCGAGGACAATAGCAAATGA
- the acs gene encoding acetate--CoA ligase, with amino-acid sequence MKTTTFEEYQTAYQKSVDDPEVFWAGIAGHFQWRRPWEKVLDWNFTEPKVEWFKGAKLNITENALDRHLAERGDQPAIIWEPNEPDDAAVTITYSQLHRRVCQFANVMKKLGVKKGDRVCIYLPMVPELAIAVLACARIGAIHSVVFGGFSARSIADRINDAGCTLVITSDGAFRGQKVIPMKETVDDALERCSTVKNVIVMTRTRTPVSMLKGRDHWWEEEVKYVDADCPAEEMDAEDVLFILYTSGSTGKPKGVVHTCGGYMVYATYTFANVFQYEPGEVHFCTADIGWITGHSYIVYGPLCYGATSLMFEGIPTYPDAGRFWEIIEKHKVNILYTAPTAIRSLMSFGLEYVKDHDLSSLTKLGSVGEPINEEAWNWYKHNIGHDKTPLVDTWWQTETGGMMITAIAGVTPEKPTYATLPLPGVQPVLVDEAGQEIKGNGVSGNLCIRFPWPGMLRTTWGDHERCRQTYFSTYPGMYFTGDGCLRDEDGMYRITGRVDDVINVSGHRIGTAEVENAINMHLGVVESAVVGYPHDIKGQGIYAYIITENKPDDPDMMRKDIAATVTRVIGPIARPDKVQFVTGLPKTRSGKIMRRILRKVAEGETSNLGDTSTLLDPAVVEEIKEGAL; translated from the coding sequence ATGAAAACGACAACTTTTGAAGAATACCAAACCGCCTACCAGAAAAGCGTAGATGATCCCGAAGTTTTTTGGGCCGGCATTGCCGGTCACTTCCAGTGGCGCAGGCCCTGGGAGAAGGTACTGGATTGGAACTTCACCGAACCCAAAGTTGAGTGGTTCAAAGGTGCCAAGTTGAACATTACTGAGAATGCTCTGGACCGCCATCTGGCTGAGCGCGGCGACCAGCCCGCGATCATCTGGGAACCCAATGAACCCGACGACGCGGCCGTCACGATCACGTACAGCCAGCTGCATCGGCGCGTGTGTCAGTTTGCCAATGTGATGAAAAAACTGGGCGTAAAAAAAGGCGACCGCGTGTGCATCTACCTACCCATGGTACCCGAACTAGCCATCGCCGTGCTGGCCTGCGCCCGGATCGGAGCCATTCACTCGGTAGTTTTCGGCGGCTTTTCGGCCCGTTCCATCGCCGACCGTATCAACGACGCAGGCTGTACGTTGGTCATAACCTCCGACGGGGCGTTTCGAGGCCAGAAGGTGATTCCGATGAAGGAAACCGTGGACGACGCCCTCGAACGTTGCTCCACCGTCAAGAACGTAATCGTAATGACCCGTACCCGTACGCCGGTTTCGATGCTCAAAGGCCGCGATCACTGGTGGGAAGAGGAAGTGAAGTACGTGGATGCGGATTGTCCCGCCGAGGAAATGGATGCCGAGGATGTACTGTTTATCCTGTATACCTCCGGCTCCACCGGCAAGCCCAAAGGCGTAGTGCATACCTGTGGCGGCTACATGGTGTACGCTACTTACACGTTTGCGAACGTATTTCAGTACGAGCCCGGCGAAGTGCATTTCTGTACCGCCGACATCGGCTGGATCACCGGGCACAGCTACATTGTCTACGGGCCGCTTTGTTATGGGGCTACCTCGCTGATGTTTGAAGGCATACCCACCTACCCCGATGCCGGACGATTCTGGGAGATTATCGAAAAACACAAGGTCAATATTCTCTATACCGCTCCCACAGCCATTCGCTCGCTGATGAGCTTTGGCCTGGAATACGTAAAAGACCACGATCTTTCGTCGCTCACTAAGCTGGGTTCGGTGGGGGAACCCATTAACGAGGAAGCCTGGAATTGGTACAAGCATAATATCGGCCACGACAAAACACCACTGGTGGATACCTGGTGGCAAACCGAAACGGGAGGTATGATGATTACCGCCATCGCGGGCGTCACCCCCGAAAAGCCCACCTATGCCACACTTCCCCTGCCTGGGGTGCAACCCGTACTGGTGGACGAAGCCGGCCAGGAAATCAAAGGCAACGGCGTAAGTGGGAACCTGTGCATCAGATTCCCGTGGCCGGGCATGCTGCGCACCACCTGGGGCGACCACGAGCGCTGCCGCCAAACCTACTTCTCCACCTACCCCGGCATGTACTTCACGGGTGATGGCTGCCTGCGCGATGAGGACGGGATGTACCGCATTACGGGTCGGGTGGATGATGTGATCAACGTATCGGGTCACCGCATCGGTACGGCCGAAGTCGAGAATGCCATCAATATGCACCTGGGGGTAGTGGAATCGGCGGTGGTAGGGTACCCTCACGACATCAAGGGACAGGGGATTTATGCCTACATCATCACGGAAAACAAGCCCGACGATCCGGATATGATGCGCAAAGACATCGCCGCCACCGTCACCCGCGTCATTGGCCCGATCGCCCGGCCCGACAAGGTACAGTTTGTGACGGGCCTGCCCAAGACCCGCTCAGGCAAGATTATGCGCCGGATTCTGCGCAAGGTAGCCGAAGGTGAAACTTCCAACCTGGGCGATACCTCCACCTTGCTGGATCCAGCGGTGGTTGAGGAAATTAAGGAAGGGGCATTGTAA
- a CDS encoding glycoside hydrolase family 2 protein, which yields MESKNPNTSLSASRPERTIEAEPINELPRAVLRPNTYLLLDGEWKFDLDPDDQGLHERWYVGHAYGGTAQWPGSIEEHMARANPQATPTGWRDRVVAWYEREFTAPERSESPARSMIQLTFGACGYETRVWLNGHALRTIEDEEVHLGEYTSFSYELPDEYLRPQNRLTVRIGDTMDAEIPRGKQESHVYKRGGIWYQTYTGAVRSVWLETVERNRLRTRIGVVSVVEDRLMRFTVTTRIHDPGDYILRLQAFELHGTEPLTTSDYPLRLEEGQKQQRVVLDMDDAELWSPESPTRYLLVAQLIDAEGYVAQVETRFGLRKIEARGRYIYLNNKPVYLDGILYQPGTATYEEMQRHMRAMKELGCNLVRVHIVGVDPRIYNLADKLGLMLWVEVPSPHSSTPQSRQNHRAELLRMVSLISTHPSVVIWSLYNEDWGAQDIATNPETREYIVDMYHYMQLAYPQFLVVDNDGWRHISWEGRLKSDLLTAHIYTPDLNRWRELIDQLEAGNLDGVTAFPLVIGDPFFFRRQVPLVISEWGGFGFGDYGGPEEAAERAERIRLFKHELRRDGIAGDVYTQATDIEEERNGLIDPQTGELTVPAGLLNSRDTNQVMPKTIS from the coding sequence ATGGAAAGCAAGAATCCCAACACCAGTCTCTCGGCCAGTCGCCCGGAACGGACGATCGAAGCAGAACCCATCAACGAATTACCCAGGGCCGTCCTGCGCCCCAACACCTACCTGCTTCTGGATGGTGAATGGAAGTTTGATCTCGATCCCGACGATCAGGGCTTGCACGAGCGTTGGTACGTGGGCCATGCCTACGGCGGCACCGCGCAATGGCCCGGGTCGATCGAGGAGCATATGGCAAGAGCCAATCCGCAAGCGACTCCGACGGGCTGGCGGGATAGGGTAGTAGCCTGGTACGAACGGGAATTCACCGCTCCCGAGCGGAGCGAATCACCGGCTCGTTCTATGATTCAGCTCACGTTTGGAGCCTGTGGCTACGAAACCCGCGTCTGGCTCAACGGGCACGCGCTGCGTACCATCGAGGATGAAGAAGTACACCTGGGCGAATACACTTCTTTCTCCTACGAACTGCCGGACGAGTACCTGCGCCCGCAGAACCGGCTTACCGTCAGAATCGGCGATACGATGGATGCCGAAATTCCGCGGGGCAAGCAAGAGTCGCACGTCTACAAACGCGGGGGTATCTGGTACCAGACTTACACGGGGGCGGTCCGCAGCGTGTGGCTCGAAACCGTGGAACGCAACCGCCTCCGCACTCGCATCGGCGTGGTGAGCGTGGTCGAAGACCGTTTGATGCGCTTCACCGTGACGACCCGTATTCACGATCCCGGTGATTACATTTTACGGCTCCAGGCTTTCGAATTGCACGGTACTGAGCCATTGACCACGTCGGACTACCCACTACGGCTGGAAGAAGGACAAAAGCAGCAGCGGGTAGTGTTAGACATGGACGACGCCGAACTCTGGTCGCCCGAGTCGCCGACACGCTACCTGCTGGTGGCGCAGCTCATCGACGCCGAAGGGTACGTAGCCCAGGTGGAAACCCGCTTCGGTTTGCGTAAAATCGAGGCCCGGGGACGGTACATCTACCTCAACAATAAACCCGTGTACCTCGACGGCATCCTCTATCAGCCCGGCACGGCCACCTACGAAGAAATGCAGCGGCACATGCGAGCCATGAAAGAACTGGGCTGCAATCTGGTACGGGTCCACATCGTGGGCGTGGATCCGCGTATTTACAACCTGGCCGACAAACTGGGGCTGATGCTGTGGGTGGAGGTACCCAGTCCGCACAGCTCGACTCCCCAAAGCCGCCAGAACCACCGGGCGGAGCTCCTGCGCATGGTGTCGCTGATTAGTACCCACCCCTCCGTGGTGATTTGGAGCCTCTACAACGAGGATTGGGGCGCTCAGGACATCGCCACCAATCCCGAAACCCGAGAGTACATCGTGGATATGTACCACTACATGCAGCTAGCCTACCCGCAATTTCTGGTGGTGGATAACGACGGCTGGCGTCATATTTCGTGGGAAGGCCGCCTGAAATCGGACCTGCTGACGGCCCACATTTATACCCCTGACCTCAACCGCTGGCGAGAACTCATCGACCAGTTGGAAGCGGGGAATCTGGATGGCGTGACGGCTTTTCCGCTCGTGATTGGCGATCCGTTCTTTTTTCGGCGGCAGGTACCTTTGGTTATCAGCGAATGGGGCGGCTTCGGCTTTGGCGACTACGGCGGGCCCGAAGAAGCCGCTGAACGGGCCGAGCGCATCCGGCTCTTCAAGCACGAACTTCGCCGCGACGGCATTGCCGGGGACGTTTACACGCAAGCTACCGATATTGAAGAGGAACGCAACGGACTGATCGACCCGCAAACGGGTGAACTGACCGTTCCGGCGGGACTATTGAATTCGCGGGATACCAATCAGGTTATGCCAAAAACCATATCGTAG